A genomic stretch from Empedobacter stercoris includes:
- a CDS encoding NAD(P)-dependent oxidoreductase: MKVAVIGATGFVGSHIVEELVDRNQSIKAFARNTDKVLDSKNVAKVALDVNDVQALSTDLKGADVVVSAFNAGWSNPSIYEDYIKGAKAIEEATKLAGVKRLIVIGGAGSLYVNDEKEVQIVDAPGFPEEIKQGALAARDYYNILKQDNELDWTMFSPAPEMHQGTSGERKGKYRVGKDVPVFNEEGRSVLSVEDVAVVIADEIENAKYIKERFTAAY; this comes from the coding sequence ATGAAAGTAGCAGTAATTGGAGCAACAGGTTTTGTAGGCTCACACATTGTAGAAGAGTTAGTGGATAGAAATCAATCTATTAAAGCATTTGCAAGAAATACAGATAAAGTTTTGGATAGCAAAAATGTAGCAAAAGTTGCCTTAGACGTAAATGATGTACAAGCTTTGTCTACAGACCTGAAAGGGGCGGATGTAGTTGTAAGTGCATTTAATGCTGGGTGGTCAAATCCATCTATTTATGAAGATTATATAAAAGGAGCAAAAGCAATTGAAGAGGCAACGAAGTTAGCAGGCGTAAAACGGTTGATAGTGATTGGTGGTGCAGGAAGTTTATATGTGAATGACGAAAAAGAAGTACAAATTGTAGACGCTCCTGGTTTTCCAGAAGAAATCAAGCAAGGAGCTTTGGCTGCAAGAGATTATTACAATATCCTAAAACAAGATAATGAATTGGATTGGACGATGTTTTCTCCAGCACCAGAAATGCATCAGGGAACATCAGGAGAGCGAAAAGGAAAATATAGAGTTGGAAAAGATGTGCCTGTTTTTAATGAAGAAGGGCGTAGTGTTTTGTCTGTAGAAGATGTGGCGGTTGTCATTGCAGATGAAATAGAAAATGCGAAGTACATTAAAGAAAGATTTACTGCAGCCTACTAA
- a CDS encoding TlpA family protein disulfide reductase: MKGNKQIIFAIVVVIALVAIMFTPVGTFFKNKMEDNSHIAGADVELSESDYDIDLIGYNGATNTNLLDFKKSGEVVFLNFWGSWCPPCVAEMPTIQKLYEAKGQKVKFVLVTIQDKPKVFNPFLEKNNYTMPVYEPNSPISNNMLPKVFPTTYILNKKGEVVLKETKTRDWNDKEINDLLDQLVAE, translated from the coding sequence ATGAAAGGAAATAAACAAATTATTTTTGCTATCGTTGTAGTAATTGCTTTAGTTGCTATAATGTTTACACCGGTTGGTACATTTTTTAAAAATAAAATGGAAGATAATAGCCACATTGCTGGTGCTGATGTAGAATTATCAGAAAGTGATTATGATATTGATTTGATTGGATATAATGGAGCAACAAATACTAACTTGCTTGATTTCAAAAAAAGTGGGGAAGTCGTTTTTCTAAACTTTTGGGGAAGTTGGTGCCCTCCTTGTGTTGCAGAAATGCCAACTATTCAGAAATTATATGAGGCAAAAGGACAAAAAGTTAAATTTGTACTGGTTACAATTCAAGATAAACCGAAAGTTTTTAATCCATTTTTGGAAAAAAATAATTATACAATGCCCGTTTATGAGCCAAATAGTCCAATATCAAATAATATGTTACCGAAAGTTTTTCCAACTACTTACATCTTAAATAAAAAAGGAGAAGTTGTATTAAAAGAAACAAAAACAAGAGATTGGAACGATAAAGAAATTAATGATCTGTTAGATCAATTAGTTGCAGAATAA
- a CDS encoding TMEM175 family protein, whose translation MTTNRLEAFSDGVLAIIITIMVLDLKVPIGNDLMSLKPYLPKFLNYLFSFIYVGIYWNNHHHLFQAIEKVNGGILWSNLHLLFWLSLLPVSTGWMGENFHSRFPVVFYGFVLLMSSLAFMLIEKTAIKQEGKESIIGKSVSQNLKEKGSSIGYILGIVLVFIQPEFGIVVYGIIALIWLIPDRRIEKSMK comes from the coding sequence ATGACAACCAATCGATTAGAAGCCTTTAGTGATGGCGTTCTTGCTATCATTATTACCATTATGGTATTGGATTTAAAAGTTCCTATTGGTAATGATTTAATGAGTTTAAAACCATATTTACCTAAATTTTTAAACTATTTATTTAGTTTCATTTATGTCGGAATCTATTGGAATAATCATCACCATCTTTTTCAAGCAATCGAGAAAGTGAATGGTGGAATTCTTTGGAGTAATTTACACTTACTTTTTTGGCTCTCTTTATTACCTGTTTCAACGGGTTGGATGGGCGAAAACTTTCATTCAAGATTTCCAGTTGTATTTTATGGTTTTGTATTATTAATGAGTAGCCTTGCCTTTATGCTCATCGAAAAAACAGCTATAAAACAAGAAGGAAAAGAATCTATTATTGGTAAATCGGTAAGTCAAAATCTAAAAGAAAAAGGATCAAGTATTGGCTATATTTTAGGTATTGTTTTAGTTTTTATTCAACCAGAATTTGGAATAGTTGTGTACGGTATTATTGCTTTAATTTGGTTAATCCCAGACAGAAGAATAGAAAAATCAATGAAATAA
- a CDS encoding protein-disulfide reductase DsbD family protein has translation MLKKLWILFLFPILVNAQLFSPAKWSSSVKEVGQNEFEIEVTGKIDKGWHLYSSKHPDGGIGIPASAAFKPAANAKLVGGVREIGKRIDKYSQIFEQDEKYFENQVKFVQKVKVTGDKPVNISYTIEFQMCDAERCLPPDETSGSVKLTPTAQVEETKEELKIEETVAEIKDTVVEKEIVQDTIEVDSVAAVPATQDSIKKVDESLLADNEKHDNGLIKIFSLGFLGGLAALLMPCIFPMIPLTVSMFTKQSKSKGEGVGKAFIYGLSIIVIYVALGLLATVIFGPSVLNEMSTNPWVNLAFFVIFIVFAISFFGAFELTLPSKWVNAADKGADKGGLIGIFFMAFTLALVSFSCTGPIIGSLLVQATQGGNYYSLIVGMLGFSLALAIPFTLFAMFPGWLNSMPKSGGWLNTIKVSLGFIELAFALKFLSNADLVWQMNWLPREIFLAFWIAIFIFLGLYLLGKFRLELDSPVQTIGVPRMLFALLSITFAIYMIPGLWGGPLKLLSGLTPPMTYSESPRGFHEGVGGGQTTAKFDDPNMVAGPHGIPAFKDFEQGAAYATKVNKPILLDFTGHACANCRKVEERVWSDERVKKMLTEDFVLVSLYVDEQTPLPKEEQVFSKHLNNRTLKTVGNKWTAFEIEHFNANAQPYYIVVDKDLNRYSKPLEAELDIEVYLKWLQDGIVKYKSK, from the coding sequence ATGTTAAAGAAACTTTGGATACTTTTTTTGTTTCCAATTTTAGTCAACGCACAATTATTTAGTCCTGCAAAATGGTCGAGTTCGGTGAAGGAGGTTGGACAAAATGAGTTTGAAATTGAGGTAACAGGAAAAATTGATAAAGGTTGGCACCTTTATTCATCAAAACATCCTGATGGAGGAATAGGAATTCCAGCAAGTGCAGCATTTAAACCAGCTGCCAATGCAAAATTAGTTGGTGGAGTACGAGAAATAGGAAAACGTATCGATAAATACAGCCAGATTTTTGAACAAGATGAAAAGTATTTTGAGAACCAAGTAAAATTTGTTCAGAAAGTAAAAGTTACAGGTGATAAACCTGTAAATATTTCGTACACAATCGAATTTCAGATGTGTGATGCCGAACGTTGTTTGCCACCAGATGAAACAAGTGGTAGCGTAAAATTAACGCCAACTGCACAAGTTGAAGAAACAAAAGAGGAGTTAAAAATAGAAGAAACTGTAGCTGAAATAAAAGATACAGTAGTTGAAAAAGAAATTGTACAAGACACTATTGAAGTTGATTCTGTAGCAGCTGTTCCTGCAACTCAAGATAGTATCAAAAAGGTAGATGAGTCTTTATTAGCAGATAACGAAAAACATGATAATGGATTAATAAAAATCTTTTCATTAGGATTTTTAGGAGGTTTAGCAGCTTTGTTAATGCCTTGTATTTTCCCAATGATTCCTTTAACTGTAAGTATGTTTACGAAACAAAGTAAATCGAAAGGTGAAGGGGTTGGAAAAGCATTTATTTATGGTTTATCCATTATTGTTATTTATGTTGCATTAGGATTATTAGCAACAGTAATTTTTGGCCCATCGGTACTAAATGAAATGTCAACAAATCCATGGGTAAACTTAGCTTTCTTTGTTATTTTCATTGTGTTTGCTATTTCATTTTTCGGAGCTTTCGAATTGACATTACCAAGTAAATGGGTAAATGCAGCTGATAAAGGAGCTGATAAAGGAGGATTAATCGGAATTTTCTTTATGGCGTTTACTTTAGCATTGGTTTCATTCTCTTGTACAGGACCAATTATTGGATCATTATTAGTACAAGCAACGCAAGGAGGAAATTATTATTCATTAATTGTAGGAATGCTTGGGTTCTCTTTGGCTTTAGCCATTCCATTTACATTATTTGCAATGTTCCCAGGATGGTTAAATTCGATGCCAAAATCTGGAGGATGGTTAAATACAATCAAAGTATCGTTAGGGTTTATTGAATTAGCCTTTGCTTTAAAATTCTTATCAAACGCAGATTTGGTATGGCAAATGAATTGGTTACCAAGAGAAATTTTCTTAGCATTTTGGATTGCAATTTTTATCTTCTTAGGTTTATATTTATTAGGTAAATTTAGATTAGAATTAGATTCGCCTGTGCAAACGATTGGCGTGCCAAGAATGTTGTTTGCATTATTATCGATAACTTTTGCAATTTATATGATTCCAGGTTTATGGGGAGGTCCATTAAAATTGTTAAGTGGATTAACGCCACCAATGACCTATTCTGAATCGCCACGTGGTTTCCACGAAGGTGTAGGAGGTGGACAAACAACTGCTAAATTTGATGATCCAAATATGGTTGCTGGACCTCATGGAATTCCTGCTTTCAAAGATTTTGAACAAGGAGCTGCATACGCAACAAAAGTTAACAAACCAATTTTGTTAGATTTTACGGGACATGCTTGTGCAAATTGTCGTAAAGTTGAAGAACGTGTTTGGAGCGATGAGCGTGTGAAAAAGATGTTGACTGAAGATTTTGTTTTAGTTTCGTTATACGTTGATGAGCAAACTCCTTTACCAAAGGAAGAACAAGTTTTTTCAAAACATTTAAATAATAGAACTTTAAAAACAGTTGGTAATAAATGGACAGCTTTCGAGATTGAACATTTTAATGCCAATGCACAACCATACTATATTGTGGTTGACAAAGATTTGAATCGTTATTCTAAACCATTAGAAGCAGAGCTTGATATAGAAGTTTACTTGAAATGGTTACAAGATGGTATTGTAAAATATAAATCGAAATAA
- a CDS encoding RrF2 family transcriptional regulator, with the protein MNNLRFATAIHILVLAEKFQGQLITSDFIAGSINVNPVVVRREIRFLKEAGYINSKKGKEGGIFLTKNAADILLGDVYKIVNHENIFGKMNQTNPECPIGKQMNANLEVLFNKAESDLIKTLNHKTLKEFSDDFQ; encoded by the coding sequence ATGAATAATTTAAGATTCGCAACAGCTATACATATTTTAGTCTTGGCCGAAAAATTTCAGGGGCAATTAATTACTTCTGATTTTATTGCAGGAAGTATCAATGTAAATCCAGTTGTTGTACGTCGTGAAATTAGGTTTTTGAAAGAAGCAGGTTATATCAATTCGAAGAAAGGGAAAGAAGGTGGAATTTTTTTAACGAAAAATGCAGCCGATATTTTACTTGGAGATGTTTATAAAATTGTAAATCACGAAAATATTTTCGGAAAAATGAATCAAACAAATCCTGAATGTCCAATTGGAAAACAAATGAACGCAAATCTTGAAGTTTTATTTAATAAAGCGGAATCTGACTTAATAAAAACATTAAATCATAAAACATTAAAAGAGTTTTCTGATGATTTTCAGTAA
- a CDS encoding DUF4241 domain-containing protein yields the protein MQPTAEWLKTWESKREFTLAPNDLEKYFTDKEISGVEIDQIDLGEVSLPSGKIFVNDPLGEYLSMDKDPYFLETPKGNFPVTASIVKFEDDGDVENLIGCVKVAFTDEKPVRYEEAMKGIELIEELQEGEYFGFSIESGLATIVDAEAKDSFVKFIDEFESKGDANLYDDYFNALFVENAKNNPKYQSEEGDWINWTIPTTEFKSPIFQAGFGEGIYPAYFGYNGKGEIVAFYIQFIDAELEDSEDDDEWL from the coding sequence ATGCAACCAACAGCAGAATGGTTAAAAACTTGGGAATCTAAAAGAGAATTTACTTTGGCTCCTAACGACTTAGAAAAATATTTTACCGATAAAGAAATTAGTGGAGTTGAGATTGACCAAATTGATTTGGGAGAAGTGTCTTTGCCTTCAGGAAAGATTTTTGTGAATGATCCTTTGGGAGAATATTTATCAATGGATAAAGATCCTTATTTCCTTGAAACACCAAAAGGTAATTTTCCTGTCACTGCAAGCATTGTAAAATTTGAAGACGATGGTGATGTTGAAAACTTAATTGGTTGTGTAAAAGTTGCTTTTACAGACGAAAAACCTGTTCGTTATGAAGAAGCAATGAAAGGAATCGAGTTGATTGAAGAATTACAAGAAGGAGAATACTTTGGTTTCTCAATCGAAAGTGGTTTAGCGACTATTGTTGATGCAGAAGCAAAAGATTCTTTTGTAAAATTTATCGATGAGTTCGAAAGTAAAGGTGATGCTAATTTATACGATGATTATTTTAACGCATTATTCGTAGAAAATGCTAAAAATAATCCTAAATATCAATCAGAAGAAGGAGATTGGATCAATTGGACAATTCCAACAACAGAATTTAAATCACCAATTTTTCAGGCTGGTTTCGGAGAAGGAATCTATCCTGCTTATTTTGGATACAATGGAAAAGGAGAAATTGTTGCATTTTACATCCAATTCATCGATGCTGAATTAGAAGATTCAGAAGATGATGACGAATGGTTGTAA
- a CDS encoding methylglyoxal synthase, with protein MEIALIAHDGKKAEMVNFLMKHKEALNKNNIAFIATGTTGKYAEQTGLKVTRYLSGPLGGDAQIAARVVEGKTNMVFFFRDPMGKHPHEPDVNMLLRLCDVHNIPLATNPATAEMLLDHLK; from the coding sequence ATGGAAATAGCATTGATCGCTCATGACGGTAAAAAAGCCGAAATGGTAAATTTTTTAATGAAACATAAAGAAGCGTTAAATAAAAACAACATAGCTTTTATAGCAACTGGAACAACAGGTAAATACGCTGAACAAACGGGATTGAAAGTGACACGCTATCTTTCTGGACCTTTAGGTGGTGATGCACAGATTGCAGCTCGTGTTGTAGAAGGAAAAACAAATATGGTTTTCTTTTTTAGAGATCCAATGGGAAAACATCCTCACGAACCAGACGTTAATATGTTATTGAGGTTGTGTGATGTACACAACATTCCTTTAGCTACAAACCCTGCTACTGCCGAAATGTTATTGGATCATTTAAAATAA
- a CDS encoding cation transporter, which translates to MKTKELKFKTNINCNSCLNKVKSYLDQLQDLESWEVDTNNPDKILTVKGVQITEEEIIDTIEEVGFNAELIKE; encoded by the coding sequence ATGAAGACAAAAGAATTAAAATTCAAAACAAATATAAATTGCAACAGTTGTCTAAATAAAGTAAAGTCTTACTTAGATCAATTACAAGATTTAGAATCTTGGGAGGTTGACACGAATAATCCTGATAAAATTTTAACAGTTAAAGGTGTACAAATAACTGAAGAAGAAATTATTGATACAATCGAAGAAGTTGGTTTTAATGCAGAATTAATTAAAGAATAA
- a CDS encoding solute carrier family 23 protein, with the protein MSQQNDQKIVLAIDEKPKLGQGILLSIQHLFAMFGATVLVPALTGMSPAIALISSGIGTLVFILITRGKVPSYLGSSFAFINPIIAMKALEANPESGIAVGSFLVGSFLVGVTYSIVSLIIATAGTKWLMKLLPPIVVGPVIMVIGLGLASTAIKMVTNNPSGEYDLTYVTIGFVTLIITVITAIFSRGFLSVIPILVGIIGGYLFAIAMGVVNLEPVLQAKWFMVPDFTIPFINYTPTLSWYVIFLMIPVAIVPIAEHIGHQLVLSKVVNKDLIDDPGLDKSMLGDGVATMIAACLGGPPNTTYGENIGVLAITRAFSIYVFVGAACFAILFGFCGKISALLSTIPTPVMGGVSILLFGIIASSGLRMLIENKVDFKVKRNLIISSVILIIGIGGAAIHIGDLFSLEGMALASIIGVALNLILPGREIITFKEMFDEED; encoded by the coding sequence ATGAGTCAACAAAATGACCAAAAAATTGTCTTAGCGATCGACGAAAAACCGAAGTTAGGACAAGGAATATTATTGAGTATACAACATCTTTTTGCAATGTTCGGAGCTACAGTATTAGTTCCTGCCTTAACAGGAATGTCGCCTGCAATTGCATTAATTTCGAGCGGAATAGGAACATTGGTTTTCATCCTTATAACAAGAGGAAAAGTTCCTTCTTATTTGGGTTCTTCATTCGCGTTTATCAATCCAATTATAGCAATGAAAGCGTTAGAAGCAAATCCTGAAAGTGGTATTGCAGTAGGTAGCTTTTTAGTCGGAAGTTTTTTAGTCGGAGTTACTTATTCCATTGTCTCGCTTATCATCGCAACAGCAGGTACAAAGTGGCTGATGAAACTTTTACCACCAATTGTCGTAGGTCCAGTTATTATGGTTATTGGTCTGGGATTGGCTTCAACAGCGATTAAAATGGTGACAAATAATCCTTCTGGAGAATATGATTTAACATATGTTACCATTGGTTTTGTTACATTGATTATTACGGTGATCACCGCAATTTTTAGTAGAGGATTTTTAAGTGTTATCCCTATTTTAGTTGGGATTATTGGTGGATATCTTTTTGCTATTGCAATGGGAGTAGTTAATTTAGAACCTGTTTTACAAGCGAAATGGTTTATGGTTCCAGATTTTACTATTCCATTTATCAATTATACTCCTACACTATCTTGGTATGTTATTTTCCTGATGATTCCCGTTGCAATTGTACCTATTGCTGAACACATTGGACATCAATTAGTCTTAAGTAAAGTAGTTAACAAAGATTTGATTGATGATCCTGGTTTAGACAAATCGATGTTAGGAGATGGAGTTGCGACGATGATTGCTGCATGTTTGGGCGGACCTCCTAATACAACATATGGTGAAAACATTGGCGTTTTGGCTATAACAAGAGCATTTAGTATTTATGTATTTGTTGGCGCTGCCTGTTTTGCTATTTTATTTGGATTTTGCGGAAAAATTTCAGCTCTATTAAGCACAATTCCAACACCTGTAATGGGTGGAGTTTCCATTTTATTATTCGGAATTATCGCTTCGAGTGGTTTGAGAATGTTGATTGAAAATAAAGTAGATTTCAAGGTTAAACGAAACTTAATCATATCTTCTGTTATTCTAATCATTGGAATTGGAGGAGCAGCAATTCATATTGGAGATTTATTTTCGTTAGAAGGAATGGCTTTGGCGTCTATCATTGGTGTTGCATTAAATTTAATCCTTCCAGGAAGAGAGATTATAACATTCAAAGAAATGTTTGATGAAGAAGATTAA
- a CDS encoding DUF1697 domain-containing protein, translated as MNTFIVILRGINVSGKKIIKMDVLTKLLEDLSFVNVTTYVQSGNAVFSSNLTNLKEIADLIHDKIAESLAFEVPVLILTIDKLKRIIEENPFLHDSTLDKEFLYYTFLGNQPAEFDKEKIEHIKAEDEQYEIKNEVVYLYCPFGYGKTKLTNIFFENLLQVSATTRNHNTATSLLQLASMREN; from the coding sequence ATGAATACATTTATTGTGATTCTAAGAGGAATCAACGTTAGCGGAAAAAAAATCATCAAAATGGATGTTTTAACGAAGCTTTTAGAAGATTTATCTTTTGTGAATGTGACAACTTATGTTCAAAGTGGTAATGCGGTTTTTTCTTCAAACTTGACCAATCTCAAAGAAATAGCAGATTTAATTCATGATAAAATTGCTGAATCACTTGCTTTTGAAGTTCCAGTCTTAATTCTTACCATAGATAAATTAAAACGTATCATAGAGGAAAATCCTTTTCTTCACGATTCTACACTCGATAAAGAGTTTTTATATTATACTTTTTTGGGAAATCAACCAGCAGAATTTGATAAGGAGAAAATTGAACATATAAAAGCCGAAGATGAACAATACGAAATCAAGAATGAAGTGGTTTATTTGTACTGTCCATTTGGATATGGAAAAACAAAATTGACCAATATTTTTTTCGAAAATTTATTACAAGTAAGTGCAACAACAAGAAATCATAATACCGCAACTTCTTTATTACAACTTGCTTCGATGAGAGAAAATTAG
- a CDS encoding DUF3592 domain-containing protein has product MGYLGFNFLFDYLNRTRLLKKGLKVKAHIIEIKRSLLGENHLPDYVVEVFYTHPNTEKIYYTEFEYFGDVNANERLKKGKDVDILIDPQNPENIYFKNVI; this is encoded by the coding sequence ATGGGGTACTTAGGATTTAATTTTTTGTTCGATTATCTAAATCGCACAAGATTATTAAAAAAAGGTTTAAAAGTTAAAGCTCATATTATAGAAATTAAAAGAAGCTTATTAGGCGAAAATCATTTGCCAGATTATGTTGTAGAAGTTTTTTACACACATCCTAACACAGAAAAAATTTATTATACAGAGTTCGAATATTTTGGTGATGTAAATGCGAACGAACGATTAAAAAAAGGAAAAGATGTTGATATTTTGATCGATCCGCAGAATCCAGAAAATATTTACTTCAAAAATGTCATATAA
- a CDS encoding 2Fe-2S iron-sulfur cluster-binding protein, translating into MKFNLLTVKEIVKLTADSVQITFDVPDELQDQYNFLPGQYITLNINGERRDYSLCASPNDKKWSIGVKSQPNGKVSNYLFNDLKVGDQLEVSTPSGRFTIPTKPNEKRTLLAFTAGSGITPIMSMLEFTLQTEEWVNFHIFYVNRDENSIMFKERLTELKQKYPNNVFIHHFFTRQEQENFIYNGRIDEKKFDLILNQIIDINEVDEAMVCGPEEMILTLAKKINEAGIIEKHIHFEMFNPSVKTEDIFTKHDEGPQTVQVTVTLDGETSEVTWDRGKNLVDTMLDAGIDAPYSCKGGVCSSCMCKVTEGEVHIGDNYVLTDSDYEEGITLACISRPKSATLSIDFDDV; encoded by the coding sequence ATGAAATTTAATTTATTAACGGTAAAAGAAATTGTAAAATTAACAGCAGATTCGGTTCAAATTACATTTGATGTTCCTGATGAATTGCAAGATCAATACAACTTTTTACCTGGACAATATATCACACTAAACATAAACGGAGAACGAAGAGACTACTCTTTATGTGCTTCTCCAAATGATAAAAAATGGAGTATAGGGGTAAAATCTCAACCAAACGGAAAAGTTTCGAATTATCTTTTCAATGATTTAAAAGTTGGAGATCAATTAGAAGTTTCGACACCAAGTGGTCGCTTTACAATTCCTACAAAACCCAACGAAAAACGTACATTATTGGCTTTTACTGCAGGTAGTGGAATTACACCAATTATGAGTATGTTAGAGTTTACGTTGCAAACAGAGGAGTGGGTGAACTTCCACATTTTTTATGTGAATAGAGACGAAAATTCGATTATGTTCAAAGAGCGTTTGACGGAATTGAAACAAAAGTATCCAAACAACGTTTTTATTCATCATTTTTTCACAAGACAAGAACAAGAAAATTTCATTTACAACGGACGAATTGATGAGAAAAAATTTGATTTAATCTTGAATCAAATTATCGATATCAATGAAGTTGATGAAGCAATGGTTTGTGGACCTGAGGAAATGATTTTGACTTTAGCTAAGAAAATAAACGAAGCGGGAATTATCGAAAAACATATTCATTTTGAAATGTTTAATCCATCTGTTAAAACAGAAGATATTTTTACTAAACACGATGAAGGTCCTCAAACGGTTCAAGTTACAGTAACACTCGATGGTGAAACATCTGAAGTGACTTGGGATAGAGGAAAAAATTTGGTTGATACCATGTTAGATGCTGGTATTGACGCACCTTATTCTTGTAAAGGAGGTGTTTGTTCTTCTTGTATGTGTAAGGTGACAGAAGGCGAAGTGCATATTGGAGACAACTATGTATTAACGGATTCTGATTACGAAGAAGGAATAACATTAGCGTGTATTTCTCGACCAAAATCGGCTACTTTATCAATTGATTTTGATGATGTTTAG
- a CDS encoding Crp/Fnr family transcriptional regulator, with translation MENYKKHLSTIIDLTEEQWSKIENELVVKEYKKNEFILEPGVYSEDYYFVESGVIRSYTIDDNGKEHLLQFGTENWIVSDRNSAFCKQKSKFYIQAIEDSTVILLNEKLNELIISLNPNYLAAQNKLIQNHVRSLQDRINLLLGASAKTRYLEFMRLYPNQLSRIPQWMIASYLGITPESLSRVRKEIAHG, from the coding sequence ATGGAAAATTATAAAAAACATTTATCAACAATCATTGATTTAACCGAAGAACAATGGTCAAAAATAGAAAATGAATTGGTTGTAAAAGAATACAAAAAAAATGAGTTTATTTTAGAGCCAGGTGTATATTCTGAAGACTATTATTTTGTTGAATCGGGTGTTATTCGTTCTTACACAATTGATGATAATGGGAAAGAACATCTACTACAATTTGGAACAGAAAATTGGATTGTAAGCGATCGAAACAGCGCTTTCTGTAAACAAAAATCTAAGTTTTACATTCAAGCAATTGAAGACTCGACAGTGATATTGTTAAATGAAAAATTGAATGAACTAATTATTAGTTTGAACCCAAATTATTTAGCTGCACAAAACAAATTGATTCAGAATCATGTACGTAGTTTACAAGACCGCATCAATTTATTACTTGGTGCTTCAGCAAAAACGCGCTATTTAGAGTTTATGCGTTTATACCCCAACCAACTTTCTCGCATCCCCCAATGGATGATTGCCTCTTATTTAGGAATCACGCCCGAGAGTTTAAGTAGAGTTCGTAAAGAAATTGCACATGGATAA